One bacterium DNA segment encodes these proteins:
- a CDS encoding acyltransferase has protein sequence MGAARHCGLDHRIQAATMTFAHLGDNVTIHEPYVMLKPEMVDIDDDSRLDSFGKCEGGEGITIGRWVHISSFVHLNVGGGALIIGDGAGIASGARIITGSNMPEGEFMSAAAPRDRQVVKRSYVDIGAKAFVGAGATILPGVTIGEGAVIGAGAVVTHDVPAWEIWVGNPARKLRDRL, from the coding sequence GCCGCTAGGCATTGTGGGCTCGACCATCGCATTCAGGCGGCCACTATGACCTTCGCACACCTTGGCGACAACGTAACCATCCATGAGCCCTATGTCATGCTCAAGCCGGAGATGGTAGACATCGACGACGACTCCAGGCTGGACAGCTTTGGGAAATGCGAAGGCGGGGAGGGTATCACCATAGGCCGCTGGGTACACATCTCGTCATTCGTTCATCTCAACGTCGGGGGCGGTGCGCTGATTATCGGTGACGGCGCGGGCATCGCTAGCGGTGCGCGGATTATCACCGGGAGCAACATGCCGGAGGGCGAGTTCATGTCAGCCGCCGCGCCACGCGATAGGCAAGTGGTGAAACGCTCCTATGTGGACATCGGCGCTAAGGCGTTCGTCGGCGCGGGGGCTACGATCTTACCCGGCGTGACCATCGGTGAGGGCGCGGTTATCGGCGCTGGAGCTGTGGTAACGCACGACGTTCCGGCATGGGAAATCTGGGTAGGCAATCCGGCGCGCAAGCTAAGGGACAGGCTGTGA